Genomic DNA from Taurinivorans muris:
AATCGTCGCCCAATACACGCTTGGCGGTGCGGACCTGCTGCGCCGCGCCATGGGTAAGAAAAAGCCTGAAGAAATGGCTCAGCAGCGGGGCATTTTTCTTGACGGTTCCGGAAAGCGCGGGGTTCCTGAAGATAAGGCGAATGAAATTTTCGACCTTATGGAAAAATTCGCCGAATACGGTTTCAATAAGGCACACAGCGCCGCATATGCTGTTATTTCGTATCATACCGCGTACTTAAAGAGATATTTTCCTGTGGAATTCATGAGCGCATTGCTGAGCTCTGAAATCGGAAATCAGGACAAAATTTTAAAATATGTCGCTGTTTGCAATGAAATGAACATAAAAGTCAAAGCTCCTGACATTCAAAAAAGCAGACGGGAATTCACTCCGGATGACGATTGCATCATTTATGGATTAGGCGGGGTAAAAACCGTTGGTGATGAAGCAATCAATGAAATTGTGCGCAACAGGGAAGAAAAAGGACCTTATAAGTCTTTTTATGATTTTTGCCTGCGGGTCAATCTTCGTAAGGTTACCAAGCGGGTATTGGAAAATCTCATAAAATCCGGCGCATTGGATTGTTTCGGTGTGTCACGCAACGGGCTTTTGGCAAGTATGGAAAGCGTTCTTGCCAAAGTCGCAAAAAAGCAAAAAGAAAAAGAATCAAGACAAGTGTCGCTTCTCATGTTCGCACCGATGGACGAAGAAACCGGTCAAGGCGGAATTGGCTTTACCTGCCATGAAAACAGCCTTCCCGAATGGGTGGAAGAAGAAAAAATCAATTTTGAAAAAGAAGCCTTGGGATTTTATTTAACTTCCCATCCTTTGCAGGCGTATAAGACAGATTTTGAACGGCTAGGCATCATTCCCCTTGAAGATGTCAAACAAATGGATAACAAGGCGCTTATCAATACCGCAGTTTTGGTTACGGGAATAAAAGAAATCATAACCAAAACGGGCAAAAAAATGGCGTTTTTGCAAATCGAAGATTTGACGGGACATGGGGAACTGATCATTTTTCCAAAAAAATATGAAGAACTGCGTTCGTATTTTTCAGAAGAATCAAATAATCTTTATTATTTAACGGCAACTGTCGATAAGAGCCAAGTTGAAGAAAACAGTTTTGACGAAGATAAGGACGATGATGAAGAAGCCAAAGTCGAATTGAAACTTCTTGCGGAAAATATGATACCGCTTTTGGAAGCGTGTGAAAATTGCCATAAGGAAGTTTGCATTGATTTCGGCTCAAAACAAATCGCAGATACCGCATTATTCAAACAAATATTGCAAAAACATAGGGGAAAGGCTCCTTTCTACGCTTGGGTAAAAGTTGACGGCGAATTTGCCTGTCAATTGAAGTTCGGCGAAAATTGGAACATTAAGGCAACGCCTGAATTTTATCGGGATATAAAAACATTTTGCGACACGCAATAAAGAGGAATACATGGCACGTTCTTTTTGGCAGTTGACAGTGCGGGAAGGCTTTTCTTCCGCCCATGCCCTGCGTAATTACCAAGGCAAATGTGAAAATATGCATGGGCATAATTATTTGGCGGAACTTGTTGTTGAAGGGGATACCCTTACGGAAGATACGGAACTTGTGGCGGACTTCACAGTGTTGAAAAAAATTCTGCGGGAGGAATTGCAGAAACTTGACCACTGTGTTTTAAATGAAACACCGCCATTTGACAAAATCAATCCTTCTTCCGAAAATATCGCAAGATACTTATGGAAATGTATCGAACCCCGTTTAAAAGAGTTTCCTGTAAGGTTGTACAGTGTGAGTATCAGTGAAAAATCAGCCCAAACGGCGACATATCGGGAAATTAAAGATTGATTGAGCCATGCGTAATTTTGTTTTGCATTCTTTTTATCATAAATTGTATTTTAAAATCGCTCAAACCATTTATTCCGACCATAGGATAAATTCTGTCGTCGCCATTGAAAATATTTTAAAAAGCGATGAAAATGACAATATTTGCGATTTTGCTGTGGCATGCAAAAATTTTTCTTTGCCAACCACAATACTTGATAAAGAATTTCAAATCGTTACGCAGGGAGAAACTGTTCCTTGCTTTTCTTTGACC
This window encodes:
- the queD gene encoding 6-carboxytetrahydropterin synthase QueD codes for the protein MARSFWQLTVREGFSSAHALRNYQGKCENMHGHNYLAELVVEGDTLTEDTELVADFTVLKKILREELQKLDHCVLNETPPFDKINPSSENIARYLWKCIEPRLKEFPVRLYSVSISEKSAQTATYREIKD